A genomic window from Prunus persica cultivar Lovell chromosome G2, Prunus_persica_NCBIv2, whole genome shotgun sequence includes:
- the LOC18787457 gene encoding photosynthetic NDH subunit of lumenal location 1, chloroplastic, translating into MAISSSLSLSWVSTTIPDKFQLTLPNHNNELPRATTTAYFSSKNITCSAEPASIDESHCKRRPLLLGVGALTTSLLQATSLFAEEIPEKYRAFVDKVDGYSYYYPYDWRDFEFRAHDSAFKDRYMQLHNVRVRFLPTNKTDIHELGPMEEVVSDLVRYKLASPNQYATIFGMQERNIDGKNYYTVEYGLQTPNFATNSFATVAIGNGRFYTLIVVANERRWKRYRNQLKVVADSFRMLDI; encoded by the exons ATGGCAATTTCGTCATCTCTCTCACTGAGCTGGGTCTCCACTACCATTCCTGACAAG TTTCAATTAACTCTGCCTAATCACAACAATGAGTTGCCACGAGCTACCACCACTgcttatttttcttccaaaaacATCACATGCTCAGCAGAGCCAGCCTCCATTGATGAAA GCCATTGCAAGAGAAGGCCGCTACTCTTAGGAGTGGGAGCACTAACTACAAGTCTACTTCAAGCAACCTCCCTCTTTGCTGAAG AAATACCGGAAAAGTACAGAGCTTTTGTTGACAAAGTAGATGGGTATTCTTATTACTACCCCTATGATTGGAGG GATTTTGAGTTCAGGGCACATGACTCTGCCTTCAAGGACAGATATATGCAACTGCATAATGTTAGAGTGAGATTTTTACCAACGAATAAAACAGACATTCACGAATTGGGTCCAATGGAAGAG GTTGTTTCCGATTTGGTTAGATATAAACTTGCTTCACCCAACCAGTATGCAACTATATTTGGCATGCAGGAG AGAAACATAGATGGGAAAAACTATTACACCGTCGAGTATGGACTTCAAACTCCAAACTTTGCTACCAATTCCTTTGCAACCGTAGCCATTGGAAATG GGAGATTTTACACCCTGATTGTGGTAGCAAATGAAAGGCGGTGGAAAAGATACCGCAACCAGCTTAAAGTGGTGGCAGACTCTTTCAGGATGCTTGACATCTAA